In the genome of Peptococcaceae bacterium 1198_IL3148, the window GCAATATCCGTCATTAATAAAACCGCCACTATTGGTACCGCAACCTTCAGAGCCAGTGTAAAGGTATCGGCAAAGGCCCTGATTAAGAAAATCGCAGCCGTGCCAGTCATTTCCGCTGCATTTAATGGCAATATTTGATAACTCTTCACCAACCCCCAAATCAGTCCATGATGGCCATCCACACAGAGAAAAGTGGCCAAAGTTACGTAATAAAGGAATCTGCCCAAAGGGGTGTTCATCGAACTGGTCACCGGGTCCATTATTTGGGCCATGGCATAACCAATGCTTAAATCTATTAATTGACCTGCCATGCGCAACGCATTGAACACCATAGTACAGACAAAGCCCATGGCCAAACCAACTGCCGCC includes:
- the fliR gene encoding flagellar biosynthetic protein FliR, giving the protein MLVFVRCSTFLWASPIFAIPGIPGQVKAGFAFVLTIIIYPIIAASGPEIFDGGLGYIMMLVSEAAVGLAMGFVCTMVFNALRMAGQLIDLSIGYAMAQIMDPVTSSMNTPLGRFLYYVTLATFLCVDGHHGLIWGLVKSYQILPLNAAEMTGTAAIFLIRAFADTFTLALKVAVPIVAVLLMTDIALGVMGRTAPQMNIFMLGFPFKIMLGLLSLAVLLPLMGSIFASIFDQMQKDLLLLVKGLS